TCGGCGCCGGGCATCGCCAGTGGCTGCCAGACGCTGAACGTGGCGCCCGCCGGGTCGGCGAACACCGCCATCCGCCCCCGGTCGAAGACCTCGAACGGCGGCACCACTACCTGCCCGCCGGCCCGTTCGACCCGACCGGCGACGAGTTCCGCGTCGTCGGTGGCGACGTACGTCGACCAGATCGGCACCTGGTCGGGGATCGCCGGCGGGCCGACACCGGCCACCGGCCGGCCGTCGAGCAGGAAGACCGTGTAACCGCCCGCCTCGGGCTCCGGCGTCACCCGTCCGGTCCAGCCGAACAGCTCGGGGTAGAAGCGCCGCGCGGCGGTCAGGTCCGGGGTGGCCAGGTCGGCCCAGCACGGCGTACCCGGCGGGACGGTGCTCACGTCAGACCCCTCTCGGCCGGCGGCCACGGGCGGCCCCCCTGCCGGAATCCTGGCACCGTCCCGCTGTGGCACGGGGCGGAAACGGACGAATCGTCAGCTGAACCGGCGACCCTCGTCCCGTCGGTACGCCCAGGCCGCGAGCGAGGCGAGCAGCACGACCCAGACGCCGAGCATGATCAGCGCCAGCGGGTCGACCCGGTAGTCGCCGACCGCCCACCACATCAGTTCGGCCGCGCCCCGGGTGGGCAGGAACGGTGCGATCGTCTCGATGAACCCGGGCGCGTCTCCAGGGGCGGAGAGCAGCCCACCACCGAACGCGAGCGGAAGGAAGACGATCTGCGCCACCACGATCGCCGCCTTGCTGGGCAGCGAGTAGCCGATGGCGAGCCCCATCAGCGTGAACGGCACCGAGATGACGGCCACCGTGGCGGCGGTCAGCAGGAACGCCAGCGGGGTGACCCGGGCCGGGGTCAGCGTCGCGCCGATCACCACGACGGGGATCAGCGAGAGGTACGTCAGCGCGAGGCCGGCCAGCACCCGGCCCGCGAAGCGAGGCGCGGGACCGGCCGGCAGAGTCCGGGTGTACGGGCTCCACGGCTGGTCGCGGTCCTCGGCGATTCCGGCGCCGTACTGGAAGATGTTGGCGCTCATCACCGAGAAGGTGATCATCGACGCGGTGGCCAAGGTGGCGCCGACCTCGTCGTCGCCGATGAACGGCACCACGAAGAAGATCATCGCGGCGGCGGGGAAGAACGCGCTGCCGACGACTGCCACCGGGATCCGGATGATCTCCAGTAGCTGGTAGCGGGCGTGGACCAGGGCGAGCTGCACGGTGCGCCTCCTCAGACGGTGGTGGGTCGGCCGCCGGCAGCGGCGGTGGGCTGGTCGTCGATGGCGGTCGGGTCTCCGGCGCCGGTCTGGTTCGGGGCGCTGGTCGGGGGCACGCCGCCGGCCTGCTCACCGACGCCCGGCTGGTCGCCGCTGGTGATGGCGAGGAACGCCTCCTCCAGCGAGGTGGGCCGCACCTCCAGGTCGGTGAACGCCGCCCGAGAGCCGACAAGCGCACGGACCAGCTCGTCGGCGTCCGTGGTGAGCAGGTGCAGGCGCCCGTCGACGCGGTCGGCGCGTACGACGCCGGGCAGGTCGGGCAGCTTGTCGGCGACCAGGCTGACCCGGCGTACGCCGACGATGCCGCGCACGGCCTCGACGGTGTCGTCGGCGAGTACCCGGCCCTGCGCGATCACCACCACGCGGCGGGCGAGCGCCTCCACCTCCTCCAGGTAGTGGCTGCTCAGCAGGACGGTTCCGCCGTCTTCGTGGAACGCGCGGATCGCCTCCCACAGGGTGTGCCGGGCGGCGACGTCCAGGCCGGTGGTCGGCTCGTCGAGCAGCACGAGCCGGGGCCGGCCGGCGAAGGCCAGCGCCACGGCCAGCCGGCGACGCTGGCCCCCGGAGAGCCCGCCGGTCTGTCGTCGGGCGAGGTCACCCAGGCCGAAACGGTCGAGCAACTCGCCCCGGGGCACCGGGTCGGCGTAGTGGGCGGAGACGAAGTCGACGACCTCTCCGACGCGGAGCGTCCCGGGGAGGCTGGTCTCCTGGGGGGTGACGCCGATCTGCCGTCGGGACGCCGGGTCGCGGGGGTCGCCACCGAACAGTTCGAGCCGGCCCGAGCTGGGCCGACGCAGGCCGACCAGCAGGTTTATCAGGGTGCTCTTGCCGGCGCCGTTGGGGCCGAGCAGGCCGACCAGTTCGCCGGCCCGGACCTCCAGGTCGACGCGGTCGAGGGCGAGGACGTCGCCGTACCGGCGGCTGGCCTGGTCGGCGCGGGCGAGGATCATGACTGCTCCTTTGACGGGGTGGAGTCGAGCTGGGTGGGATCGAGCAGGGCGCGGATGGCTTCGGTGTACTCCTCGAACGCCAGCCGGCCCCGCCGGCTGAGGCGGATCAGGGTGGTCGGGGTGCGTCCCCGGTGGGTCTTGCTGATCTCCACGTATCCGGCGTCCTCCAGCTTTCGCAGGTGCACGGAGAGGTTGCCGGCGGTCATCGCGAGCAGGTCCTGCAGTCGCGGGAAGGTGATCCGGTCCCCGTCCCCGAGCGCGGAGAGCGCGGCGACCACCCGCAGTCGCGCCTGGGCGTGGATGACCGGGTCGAGGTCGGTCATGACCGGCGTCGCTGTCGCAGGTGGGCGATCGTCCCGGCGACCAGGATCCCGCCGCTGCCGGCCACCGCGACGACAAGCGAGTGCCAGCCCGGCCCGGCGATCGCGCCGACCACGTTGAGCACGCTGATCCAGACGCCCAGCCGGAACAGGTCCCGGTCGAGCCAGATCGCGCCGCCGGCCATCTGCAGCGCGCCGGTCAACCCGACGGCGGTGGCCGACCAGAGCAGCGCCGCCAGATCGTGCGGCAGATGTTCCGAAACTCGGCTGAGCCCCACGTACACGCTCACCGAGCCCACCGCCCAGGCGCACCCGTACCAGCGGCCGCGCCGGGCCGAGTCCCCGGTCACCTGGCCGTACGCTCGCGCGCCGGCGATTGCCTGCACCACCGAAGCGGCCGCCAGTAGGACGAAGAGGACGGTCAGCGGCAGCCAGTCGGGCAGCCGGACCAGCACCCGACCGTCCGGGGAGAAGCGCAGGAAGAACAGCCCGAAGCCGACCAGCCAGGCCACGCCCCACGGCCAGTAGATCAGCCGGGCGTCCGGTTCCAGCCGGGAGACCGTGGCCGCCCGCTGGTCACGGATCAGTTGGAGCGCCGTCGCGGCATCGGCGGGGGGTCGATCATCGTCCTGTTCCACGCAAACAACTTTACGACGCAAAGTAGAAGTTGTGTGCCCCGTTCCGGTGGCGGGTAATCGACAGCGGCCCGAAGTGCCTACGGTGGGGTCGGCAATGGCTGAGTCGTCGGCGGTGGGGCTGATCCGTCGCACAGGACACAGGGGAGGGCCGGTGTCGGGTCCGAACGATGCGCTGGAGGCACGGACGGCGTTCGCCGCGTCGTCGACCGACCGCGCGGCCGGACACTGATTCGATGGCCACCATCGGTTACCAGGTGCCGTTGACCAACCTCGTCGAGCCGGACGAACAGGTGCTCGCCGTCGCGAAGGCGGAGATCGCCCAGGGCGTCCAGCCGGCCGACCCGCCCGTCACCGACCCGCCCGCCGCCCAGCGTCCAGCCCGGTCCGGTGCCGCTGGTGTCGCCTCCGGGGTGCTGCTCAACCTGCTCGTGCCGCTGCTCTCCTTCCCGGCGGGCGACCGGATCGTCGACCGCGTGATCTTCGGGGTCGCCGGCCGGGGCGCCCCCGGCTCGGCCGCCTCCACACTGCGCTACGCCCGGCGACCGGCGCCTCCGGTGACCTCGATCGAGGACACCATTCTCGCGGTCACCGACCGGCGGCTGCTCGTGTGCGCATCCGGGCCGGTGACACTCTGGTCGAGCCGGGCCGACGACGAGCGGGCCGCCGCCGAAACCCGGATCGTCTGGTCCGTGCCCCGACCCACGGTGGCCGACGCCCGCGTGGGTTGGCACCGGCTCAACCCGAAGCGCCTCCGGATCGAGTTCACCGACGGCTCGTGGCTGGCGTTCACGGTGCCGCTCGCCGAGCCCGGCAAGCCACTGCGCGAGGTCGCCGCCGCACTCACCAGCCGCTGACCCGCTCGACGCCCCGAGCACCGGCAAGCTGGCCGCGACCAGCGCGGCCTTCGACCAGCGCGGCCTTCGACCAGCGCGGCCTGCGGCAGTCCAGCCTCCGGCAGTCCAGCCTGTGGCAGCGCAGCCGACGGCAGGCTGGTCTACAGCGGCGCCGACGCCAGCGGTGCGGCCTGCGACGGCGTCTGCGGCGGCGCCGGCAGCAGAGGCGCGGGCAGTGGTTCGCGGTGCAGCACCGAGAGGCGGGACACCGCGCGGGTGAGCACCACGTACAACCGGTGCAGCCCGCGTGGTTCGGCCGCGACGATCGCGGCCGGCTCGACCACCACCACGTGGTCGTACTCCAGACCCTTGACCAGCGTCGCGGGCACCACGGTGACCCGCTCCGCGGCGGTGACGTCGTCGGCGGTCGCGGTGGCGACGCCCGCTGCGGCCAGCGCCGCGCGCAGCTCGTCGACCGCGTCGTCCGCGGCGATCACACCCACCGAACCGACGTGCGTGAGCGCCGCGTGCACCTCGGCCACCGTCGCAGCGGTCAGATCGGCCACGGTACGCACCTCCAGGCCGCCGTCGTGACGCAGCGACTCGGCAGGCGGTACGTCCACTGCCAGCGCAGGCAGCAGCAGGTTGGCGAACGCGACCACCGCGGCGGGTACCCGGAATCCGACAGTCAGCGGAACCACCACGGCGTCCGGCTTACCCAGGTGGGTGAGGGACTCCCGCCAGTCGGTCGCCGCCCACGGCGCGGTGCCCTGCGCGAGGTCACCGAGCAGCGTGACCGAGCCGTGCTCGCTGCGGCGGGCGATGGCCCGACACTGCATGGGGGAGAGATCCTGCGCCTCGTCCACCACCACGTGCCCGAACCCGGAGGGGCGCTCCAGCAGCCCGGCGGCCTCGTCGACAAGCACCGCGTCGGCGGCGGTCCAGCGGGCGGCCTTCGGCGTACGGGCCGGCTTCGCCCAGACCAGCAGCGCCTGTTCGGAGTCGCTGAGCAACCCATCCGCGGCGGCGGCGAGTCGGGCCGGGTCGGAGAGTAGACCGTGCACAAGCCCTTCCGGGGTGAACGCCGGCCAGACCGCGTCCAGGAAGTCGACCACCGGCCGGCACCGGCTCATCCGGCGCAGCCACGCATCGCCGGGCGACTCCGCCCGCCGCGCCTCGGCCTGCCGTTGCAGCAGACTCACCACGCGAGCCCGGACCCGCTCCCGGCCGGTGCCGTACGGCAGCTCCTCCCGGCGGGTCTCCTCGACGATCCGGTGCAGCGGCTCCAACCCGATCCGCCACCGGAACGACCCGTCGGACACGGTGATCGAGTCGGTCGGCGTGCCGATTTGTGTCTGCACCGCGCGCCGCAGGACGCTCGCCATCCGCGCGTCGTGCTTGAGCGCGGCGACGGCCGGCGCCTCCACCGCCCGCACCGGTACCCGTGAGATCAGCTCCTCCACGGTGGCCTGCTCGACCTCGACCTCACCGAGCGCCGGCAGCACCGCCGCGATGTACGACAGGAACGCCCTGTTCGGGCCCACTATCAGCACACCCGCCCGCCGCAGCCGCTCCCGGTGCAAATAGAGCAGGTACGCGGCCCGGTGCAGGCCGACCGCCGTCTTGCCGGTGCCCGGCGCCCCCTGCACGCAGATCGAGTCGGCCAGGTCGGCCCGGACCAACTCGTCCTGCTCGGGCTGAATCGTGGCGACGATGTCGCGCATCGGCCCGACGCGCGGACGCTCGATCTCGGCGGTGAGAATCCGACTGGTCGTGCCCAGCTCCTCGCCCCGATCCAGCCGCTCATCCTCGAAGCTGGTCAACACCCCGTTGCTGAACCCGAACCGTCGCCGGACCGCCACCCCCTGCGGGTCGCGCGCGCTGGCGCGGTAGAACGACCGGGAGACCGGCGCCCGCCAGTCCAGCACCAGAGGCTCGCCGTGCTCGTCGGTGACATGCCGCCGCCCCACGTGATACCGCCGACCGTCATGGTCGCCGACGCTATGGCTGTCGCTGCTGCTGCCGCCGTTGCCGCCGTCGCTGCCGCTGCTGCTGCCGCCCGCGTTGCCGTTGCCGCTGCTGGTGTTGCTGGTCGTGGTCGCGTTGGTCGTGCGTCCGGTGGCTGCTTCCTCGTCGCTCGTGGTTCCACCGAAGTCGAGGCGGCCGAAGAACAGCGGTGTGGTGGGGTCGTCGGCCAGTTCGGCCACCCGGCGGGCAAGCGTACGGCCGAGCATCTCCGCCGCGTAGGGGTCGCCGGCCACCTGGTCGCCGGTCGAGAAGAGGGCTTCGGCCCGCTCCCGCATCCGGCGCAGCGCCGCACGCGAGGTGGCCAGATGGGCGCGTTCGGCGACCAGGTCCGTGTCGGGGTGGGTGTCCAGGTCAGGTGCGGGCATGCTGACGTCCCATCGTTCACATCTGCTGCGCGCTCGCGTGTCCGGGGGCGGATGGCCGCCCGCCCGGCGCGGTGACGTCCGTTCCGGTGCAGCTCACCTCGGCCGTCAAGCGGGCTGCAACGCTACGCCCTTCCGGAGACCCCTTCCACCGAATTACCGACCAGACCACCCGTGAGTGCTGGCGTGGCGCACGACGCCGTACCGCTGCGGGCCCTGCCTGCAAGATCACTGCGCGGTCCTGGTGCACGAGGCGCGTAGGTCGCGAGCAGGGCTGGGGCCGGTGTCGGGTGGCCCGACGGAAGGCGAGGGCCGGCTGATTTTGGGCAGGACGGGCAGCCGAACGACATAGCGCCGGACGGGCACTGCGCCGCGAGACCTTCGCGCGCTGACCGGGTGTGCGGGGCGCGGGACGTCGCGGGCGGGCCTGATCACCGGTGTTGGTGGGCCGGCGGGGTGGGACCAGCATGGGTTCGCTGATGTCGGGCGCGAGCGATACGCCGGTCTGGCCGGGCCAGATGATGGGCCGGCCGGTGCGTCCGAGCCGGCCTGGATAGGCGTTGGCAGCCTGGTCGCTGTTCTATGCCGCCGGGCTGCGTTGGTGGTTCGGCGGGCGGGCTCGGCCGGTTCGCGAAGGGTGAGCCTCGCGGGCCTCAGCAGCGCCGGTGGTAGAGGTTGCGACGCGGGGTGCGGAGTGGGTCCATCCAGTCGGGCGGGAGGAATTCGGGCTGGCCGTCCGGCGCGATGCGGACCGTCCAGTCGCCCCGATGGAGAAGGCGGTGATGGTGGCCGCAGAGCAGCACCGCGTTGGCAAGCGTCGTTGCACCGCCATCGGCCCAGTGGCGGACGTGGTGACCGTCGCACCAACGGGGTGGTCGGTCGCAGCCGGGAAAGGCGCACCCGCCGTCGCGCAGCACCAACGCGCGTCGCAGGGGACCGCTGAAGAGCCGGCGCTGACGCCCGACGTCCAGGACCTGGCTGTTGCCGCCAAGCACGGCCGGCAGCACGGCTGAGTCACAGGCCAGGCGCCGCGCAGCGCCCGGCGTGAGACGCGCACCGGTCTCCAGGGTGCCCACGCCCACGCCGTTGAGAAGCGCTTCGAGCGACATGGTGACCACCAGTTGGGGCCGGTCGCCGCCGTTGTCGGGCAGGTGCCCGGTGCGCAGTGCCAGCCGGCAGATCTCGCCGAGTGCGTCCGCCCGGCGTTGGCCAGGGCTTCGGTCGTCGTGCTCGCCGGCCGGGGCACAGAGTGGATCGATGGCCTCGCGTAGCAGGCTTGCGGTCTCGGTGTCGAGGTTCCCGGTGAGGCGTACCTGCCCGTCCCTGGGCTCGGAGAGGGTGACGTGCCGGCGAGCCTCGGCCCGATCGGCGGCCCGGTCGAGGGCGGCCAGCTCGGCCTCGTCGGCCAGGTCGGGTGCGACGTGCGTGAGGACGCGCTCCCCGAGACGACTCAGGATGGTCGGGTCGAAGCGGTCGGCCCAGGAGATCAACAGCTCGGTGGCCTTGTCTGCCACCGCCGGCCCGGCCTCGACCGGCAGGGCCGCGACCGTCTCCGCCACCACCCGGCCCTGCTCCACGGTGAGGCGGCCGCCGAGCAGGGCGTCGCGCACAGTCTGCGGGGCGGCGTCGATGGTGGCGGCGAGCTTGACCATCTGTCGGGCCGACCGGCCCGAGAGCCGCAGCCGCTCCCCTAACCAGACAGCCGTGGACGACGCTCCCTGAGCGACGGCGACACCACGGGCGTCCAGCTCGCGCACCAGAGCGAGCTGGACGGCCGCCAGACGCTGCGCCGCCACGTGCGCCGCGTCGAGCGACGCGAGCAGCTCGTCGTCGGGGAGGGCCCACAACGCGGCCTCGGCGCAGTCGTCGACGGCACCCGCCGCCTGCGCCAAACCCCTCAACATGAAATGACAATAGAACAGGTGTACGACACTTCTGGCCGTCCAGGAAGCCGACCGCGCGGCCCGCGATCAGACGGTCTGGCGAGGTGGCCCGCAGCGGCAGCGCCCAATTGAGGAAGCCGACCGCGCGGCCCGTGATCCGGCAATGCGGGGAGGTGGCCCGCCGCGGCAGTGCTCCCGAGGAAGCCGACCGCGCAGCCCCGCCATCAGGCAGTGCGGCAGGTTGTGCATGGCGGCAGCGGACACCTTCCCTTCGTCGCGCAGGCCATCCCGATCCGGTCGAGCGCCCACCGTCGCCACCGCCACCAACCGCACGCCACGAATCCCGCCGGATGTGGTCATAAGCGTTCTCCGATCCCACAGGGCCTCGGCCGAAGATCATGCCGACCGGGTCGAGGGCGGGACGCGATGCTGCGGTTGGCGCGACTCCAGGGCTGATGGCGGGTCGGGTGGCTGGCCGGGATCATGGGGGCATGACCGAGGCCCGTCCCGAGCCGCGTCGGATGGTCAGTGACCCGCAGGTGATGCGGGCGTTGGCGCATCCGGCCCGGATCGCGATCATGGAATATCTGAGTAGCCGTGAGGGTGGCGGCACCGCCACCGAGTGCGCGGAGATCGTCGGACTGTCGCCGAGCGCGACAAGTTACCACCTGCGGGCGCTGGCGAAGTTCGGCCTGGTGGAGCAGGCGCCGAGCCGGGGCGACGCCCGGGAGCGGGTGTGGCGCACGCTGAGCCCCAGCCTGATGGTCGACGCGGGCCGCGAGGCCGGGCCTGAGGCGCGGGCTGCGGAGCAGGCTCTGGTGGAGGCGCACACCGTGCTGGCCATGGAGCGGATCCGGGAGTGGTCGCGCCGCGCCGGGGACGAGCCCGCCGAGTGGTACGACGCGGCGCTGTTCAACGAGGCAATGCTCGTGCTCACGGCGGAGGAGCTGACCGGGCTGAACGAGGCAGTCGTGGCGCTGCTCAGGCCGTACCAGGCTCGACGTCGAGCCGATCCGCCGCCGGGTGCCCGTGCCGTGGCGGTGCAGTACCGGGCGGTGCCGCTGGCCTAGCGGGGGTTGTGCACGACAGTTGTGAAGGATTATTTTCGAAGTATGTCCTTCACAACTGTCGACTCGCGCTGGACGGACGTCTGGGTGGCGGCCACCGCCCGGGGCACCACCATCTGCGGTGACTTCCTCGCCGCCACCGCGCTCGCGCTTGCCCTGCAGGGTGCCGGCGCCGGAGGGCTCGCCGTGTCGGGGCTGCTGCTCGCGGCGACCCTGCCCCTGGTGGCGTTGGCACCGCTCGCCGGCCGGCTCGCCGACCGGGTCGACAGCCGTACCCTGCTGGTGACCGTCGGGCTGGCCCAGGCCGCGATCTGCACGTTGCTCGCCGTGGTCGATCACCCCGTCCTGGTGGTCGGGCTCGTCGCGCTGCTCGCCTGCGGGCTCGCGGTGACCCAGCCCTGCCTGGCGGCGCTGCTCCCGGCCATGGTCCGACCGGCCGACCTGCCCCGCGCCAGCGCGATCAGCCAGACCGCCGTCTCCCTCGGCGCACTCGGCGGCCCGGTGCTTGCCGGGCTGCTGGTCGGGCAGTTCGGCACCCGCGTACCGCTGCTTGTCGACGCTGCGACCTACCTGGCGCTGGTGGTGGCCGGCCTGCTGCTGCGGACCCGGCGCGGCGGTCGCCGGACCGCAGCCGCCGCGGGTGACGTGTCGACCGCCGGCCCGTCGGGCAGTGCCGGGTCGGACGCGGCCGAGCGGGCCACCCCTGGTGGTACGGCCCGGAGCTGGCGACTGCGGCGGGATCCGCTGCTGCTCGTCATGGTGGTGAGCACCGCCGTGGTGATCGCGGCCATCGGCGGCATCAACGTGATCGAGGTCTTCTTCATCCGAGAGACGCTTGACGGTTCGGCCACCACGTACGGGCTCGTGGGCGCCGCCTGGATGGCTGGCATGTTGCCCGGTGGCTGGCTGGCCGCGCGGCTCGCCCGCCGGCTCGACGACGACGGCGCGCTGGTCCGTGGAGTGCTTGTCACGCTGGCCGGATGCAGCCTGATGGTGCTGCTGGCCGCGTGGGTGCCGGCGGCGGGTCTGCTGGTGCCGCTCTGGCTGGTGGGTGGCGCGGCCAACGGCGCGGACAACG
The DNA window shown above is from Micromonospora lupini and carries:
- a CDS encoding VOC family protein, which gives rise to MSTVPPGTPCWADLATPDLTAARRFYPELFGWTGRVTPEPEAGGYTVFLLDGRPVAGVGPPAIPDQVPIWSTYVATDDAELVAGRVERAGGQVVVPPFEVFDRGRMAVFADPAGATFSVWQPLAMPGAEVFNVPGAMSWNELVTPDPDGAKVFYELVFGWQPDEQAVGGMTYTGWRLGAQIVAGMMPPLADDFPADLPAYWTVYFAVTDADAAAARAAELGGTILVPPRDIPTGRFAALRDPQGALFSVIDLG
- a CDS encoding ABC transporter permease, whose protein sequence is MQLALVHARYQLLEIIRIPVAVVGSAFFPAAAMIFFVVPFIGDDEVGATLATASMITFSVMSANIFQYGAGIAEDRDQPWSPYTRTLPAGPAPRFAGRVLAGLALTYLSLIPVVVIGATLTPARVTPLAFLLTAATVAVISVPFTLMGLAIGYSLPSKAAIVVAQIVFLPLAFGGGLLSAPGDAPGFIETIAPFLPTRGAAELMWWAVGDYRVDPLALIMLGVWVVLLASLAAWAYRRDEGRRFS
- a CDS encoding ABC transporter ATP-binding protein, with the translated sequence MILARADQASRRYGDVLALDRVDLEVRAGELVGLLGPNGAGKSTLINLLVGLRRPSSGRLELFGGDPRDPASRRQIGVTPQETSLPGTLRVGEVVDFVSAHYADPVPRGELLDRFGLGDLARRQTGGLSGGQRRRLAVALAFAGRPRLVLLDEPTTGLDVAARHTLWEAIRAFHEDGGTVLLSSHYLEEVEALARRVVVIAQGRVLADDTVEAVRGIVGVRRVSLVADKLPDLPGVVRADRVDGRLHLLTTDADELVRALVGSRAAFTDLEVRPTSLEEAFLAITSGDQPGVGEQAGGVPPTSAPNQTGAGDPTAIDDQPTAAAGGRPTTV
- a CDS encoding winged helix-turn-helix domain-containing protein codes for the protein MTDLDPVIHAQARLRVVAALSALGDGDRITFPRLQDLLAMTAGNLSVHLRKLEDAGYVEISKTHRGRTPTTLIRLSRRGRLAFEEYTEAIRALLDPTQLDSTPSKEQS
- a CDS encoding transporter; its protein translation is MEQDDDRPPADAATALQLIRDQRAATVSRLEPDARLIYWPWGVAWLVGFGLFFLRFSPDGRVLVRLPDWLPLTVLFVLLAAASVVQAIAGARAYGQVTGDSARRGRWYGCAWAVGSVSVYVGLSRVSEHLPHDLAALLWSATAVGLTGALQMAGGAIWLDRDLFRLGVWISVLNVVGAIAGPGWHSLVVAVAGSGGILVAGTIAHLRQRRRS
- a CDS encoding HelD family protein → MPAPDLDTHPDTDLVAERAHLATSRAALRRMRERAEALFSTGDQVAGDPYAAEMLGRTLARRVAELADDPTTPLFFGRLDFGGTTSDEEAATGRTTNATTTSNTSSGNGNAGGSSSGSDGGNGGSSSDSHSVGDHDGRRYHVGRRHVTDEHGEPLVLDWRAPVSRSFYRASARDPQGVAVRRRFGFSNGVLTSFEDERLDRGEELGTTSRILTAEIERPRVGPMRDIVATIQPEQDELVRADLADSICVQGAPGTGKTAVGLHRAAYLLYLHRERLRRAGVLIVGPNRAFLSYIAAVLPALGEVEVEQATVEELISRVPVRAVEAPAVAALKHDARMASVLRRAVQTQIGTPTDSITVSDGSFRWRIGLEPLHRIVEETRREELPYGTGRERVRARVVSLLQRQAEARRAESPGDAWLRRMSRCRPVVDFLDAVWPAFTPEGLVHGLLSDPARLAAAADGLLSDSEQALLVWAKPARTPKAARWTAADAVLVDEAAGLLERPSGFGHVVVDEAQDLSPMQCRAIARRSEHGSVTLLGDLAQGTAPWAATDWRESLTHLGKPDAVVVPLTVGFRVPAAVVAFANLLLPALAVDVPPAESLRHDGGLEVRTVADLTAATVAEVHAALTHVGSVGVIAADDAVDELRAALAAAGVATATADDVTAAERVTVVPATLVKGLEYDHVVVVEPAAIVAAEPRGLHRLYVVLTRAVSRLSVLHREPLPAPLLPAPPQTPSQAAPLASAPL
- a CDS encoding HNH endonuclease signature motif containing protein, whose translation is MLRGLAQAAGAVDDCAEAALWALPDDELLASLDAAHVAAQRLAAVQLALVRELDARGVAVAQGASSTAVWLGERLRLSGRSARQMVKLAATIDAAPQTVRDALLGGRLTVEQGRVVAETVAALPVEAGPAVADKATELLISWADRFDPTILSRLGERVLTHVAPDLADEAELAALDRAADRAEARRHVTLSEPRDGQVRLTGNLDTETASLLREAIDPLCAPAGEHDDRSPGQRRADALGEICRLALRTGHLPDNGGDRPQLVVTMSLEALLNGVGVGTLETGARLTPGAARRLACDSAVLPAVLGGNSQVLDVGRQRRLFSGPLRRALVLRDGGCAFPGCDRPPRWCDGHHVRHWADGGATTLANAVLLCGHHHRLLHRGDWTVRIAPDGQPEFLPPDWMDPLRTPRRNLYHRRC
- a CDS encoding winged helix-turn-helix domain-containing protein, with the translated sequence MTEARPEPRRMVSDPQVMRALAHPARIAIMEYLSSREGGGTATECAEIVGLSPSATSYHLRALAKFGLVEQAPSRGDARERVWRTLSPSLMVDAGREAGPEARAAEQALVEAHTVLAMERIREWSRRAGDEPAEWYDAALFNEAMLVLTAEELTGLNEAVVALLRPYQARRRADPPPGARAVAVQYRAVPLA
- a CDS encoding MFS transporter — protein: MSFTTVDSRWTDVWVAATARGTTICGDFLAATALALALQGAGAGGLAVSGLLLAATLPLVALAPLAGRLADRVDSRTLLVTVGLAQAAICTLLAVVDHPVLVVGLVALLACGLAVTQPCLAALLPAMVRPADLPRASAISQTAVSLGALGGPVLAGLLVGQFGTRVPLLVDAATYLALVVAGLLLRTRRGGRRTAAAAGDVSTAGPSGSAGSDAAERATPGGTARSWRLRRDPLLLVMVVSTAVVIAAIGGINVIEVFFIRETLDGSATTYGLVGAAWMAGMLPGGWLAARLARRLDDDGALVRGVLVTLAGCSLMVLLAAWVPAAGLLVPLWLVGGAANGADNVFANLLTARRVPEAMRARAYAGYGAAVQGGSMAGYLVGGALLTRVPPRPLIAAVGVAGLLVVLALVPVVARAVRGPTTEEPGGCESRQPAGHERERSDAPEDQQPTGADAGLATPGRPAEPGPEAGDTVGSWLSASHARGSGTSSS